One Streptomyces mobaraensis NBRC 13819 = DSM 40847 DNA segment encodes these proteins:
- a CDS encoding 1,4-dihydroxy-6-naphthoate synthase — MDRTPVDQPIRIAYSPCPNDTFVFDAWAHGRIPGAPPLDVTFADIDVTNGMAERGELDVLKVSYAVLPWVLDEYALLPCGGALGRGCGPLVLTAGGIADPAELAGRTVAVPSERSTAYLLFRLWAAAEVPGGVGEIVVLPFHEIMPAVRDGKVDAGLVIHEARFTYGNYGLTRLADMGEHWEATTGLPIPLGAIVARRSLGAEMLTRLAEAARTSVRMAWDDPEASRPYVLEHAQEMDPAVTDQHIGLYVNEFTADLGESGYAAVRGLLTRAAAEGLVPAVGPDALRFV, encoded by the coding sequence ATGGACCGGACGCCCGTGGACCAGCCGATCCGCATCGCCTACTCCCCCTGCCCCAACGACACGTTCGTCTTCGACGCCTGGGCGCACGGCCGGATCCCCGGCGCGCCGCCGCTGGACGTGACGTTCGCGGACATCGACGTCACCAACGGCATGGCGGAGCGCGGCGAGCTCGACGTGCTCAAGGTGTCGTACGCGGTGCTCCCGTGGGTGCTGGACGAGTACGCGCTGCTGCCCTGCGGCGGCGCGCTGGGGCGCGGTTGCGGGCCGCTGGTGCTGACCGCCGGCGGGATCGCCGACCCGGCGGAGCTGGCGGGCCGGACGGTCGCGGTGCCGAGCGAGCGCTCGACCGCCTACCTGCTGTTCCGCCTGTGGGCGGCGGCCGAGGTGCCGGGCGGGGTGGGCGAGATCGTCGTCCTGCCGTTCCACGAGATCATGCCGGCGGTGCGGGACGGCAAGGTGGACGCCGGTCTGGTGATCCACGAGGCCCGGTTCACGTACGGGAACTACGGGCTCACCCGCCTCGCCGACATGGGCGAGCACTGGGAGGCCACCACCGGCCTGCCCATCCCGCTGGGCGCGATCGTCGCCAGGCGCTCGCTGGGCGCGGAGATGCTGACGCGGCTGGCCGAGGCGGCCCGGACGTCCGTGCGGATGGCCTGGGACGACCCGGAGGCGTCCCGTCCGTATGTGCTGGAGCACGCTCAGGAGATGGACCCGGCCGTCACCGACCAGCACATCGGGCTGTACGTCAACGAGTTCACCGCCGACCTCGGGGAGAGCGGCTACGCGGCGGTCCGCGGCCTGCTGACCCGGGCGGCGGCGGAGGGACTGGTACCGGCCGTGGGACCGGACGCGCTCAGGTTCGTCTGA